Genomic segment of Acidimicrobiales bacterium:
CAGTCCGAGGCGTGCAGCAGTCGCAGGTCCCGAGAGGGACGTCTCATGGACGGGTGGGTCCCAAGGCTGCCGGCATCGCCCGGCCAGCGTAGGTGACGGCCGGATTGGCCCGGTCCCCCAGTGGATATGGACCTCCCGCCATGCCGGAGTCGCTCGTCACCCATCCCGCCCTACCCTCTCCCCGCGGTCCGGTTACCGACGGGTTGCTCGAGGCGCTCGTCGGTGCTCCAGGGTCGGCGCTCCCGCCGTTCAGCGGTCGGTGCGCCGATCCACTGGCGGATGAGGACCTGCACCTCGCGCTGTACACCTGCTACGAGCTGGGCTACCGCGGCTTTGCCGGGGTCGATGCCGGATGGGAGTGGGACCCGGGCCTCCTCTCGCTTCGCCGCTCGTTGGAGCGACCCTTCGAGACAGCGCTGCGCCAGCTGACCGGGCCGACCGGAGGTGTGGACGCCCAGCGCGAGCTGCGGCGCCTCGCCGGCGAGGAGGAGGGGCCATCCCTTTCGGCCTTCGTGGAGTCGGACGGCACCGCCGGGAACTTCCGGGAGCTGTGCATCCATCGCTCGGCCTGGCAGCTCAAGGAGGCCGATCCCCACAGTTGGGCCATTCCCCGGCTGGCCGGGCCGGCCAAGGTGACCCTCACCTCTCTCCAGTACGACGAGTACGGAGCCGGTGATCCCGTGGACATGCACTCGGCGCTGTTCGCCGAGACCATGCGGCAGCTGGACCTCGATCCCCGGTACGGCGCCTACCTCGACCTGCTGCCGGCGGTCACCCTGGCGGCAGTGAACGTCGTCTCGATGTTCGGGCTGCACAGACGTCTGTTGGGTGCCCTGGTGGGTCATCTGGCGCTTTTCGAGATGACCTCCGTCGGTCCGATGTCCAGCTACAGCCGGGCGTTGGCCCGGCTCGGATACGGGCCCGAGGCTCGCCGGTACTTCGACGTGCACGTGGCCGTCGACGCCAGGCACGGCGAGATCGCCGTGGAGGAACTGATCGGGCGGATGCTCCAGGACGAACCCGAGCTGGCCGGTGAGATGGTGTTCGGGGCCCGCGCCCTGACCCTGCTCGAGAGCCGGTTCACCGGCCTGGTCCTCGGGTCCTGGTGCGCCGGGCGGTCGTCGCTGCGGGCCATCGAGGGCTGATCCGGGTCCAAGAGCCGGAATCGTCATCACACAACGGCATCCCGCGCCCCGACTCCTCTAGGGTCGTTGTGGGTGCCGTCGCGAGGGGGAAGGCTGATGACCAGCTCCGTCACAGTGTCCAATCCGAGTCGGGTCGGCCTCGACCCCCAGCGGCTGGGGGCGCTCGTCGACCGGGTACGTCGGGAGGTGGACCAGGGACTTCTGCCCTCCTGCCAGGTGGCGGTCGCCCGTCACGGCCAGCTGGGCCTGTTCGAGACACTGGGGGACGCCGATGAGACGGCTCGCTACACCATCTTCTCGTGCACCAAGGCGGTCGTGGGCGCGGCGCGTGGCTGCTCATGGGTGAGGGGAAGCTGCACACGGGAATGCGCGCCGTCGACTTGGTCCCCGAGTTTCGGATCGAACGGAAAAAGACACCATCACTCTGGAGCACCTGCTGACCCACACGGGTGGGTTTCCGAACGCGCCTCTGGGAGCCGCCGAGTGGTCGTCGAAGGAGGCACGACTGGCCCGATTCGCCCGCTGGCGGACCGAATACCGGCCGGCTCCCGCTTCTGGTACCACCCGACCTCGGCCCACTCGGTCGTCGCCCACATGATCGAAGAGGCGGCCGGCCAGGACTACCGCCGGTTCATCGCCTCGCGGATCATGGAGCCGCTCGGACTGGGCCGGTTCCAGCTCGGGGTGACCAAGGATGCCAGGGGGACATAACCGAACTGACCAAGACCGGTGAGCCACCCAGTCCCGACGAGCTCGAGGCGGTGCTCGGCATACAGGAGATACCCGCCACGGAGGTAACCGACGACGCCCTCGTCGGCTTCAACGATCCGGACACCCGCGCCGTTGGCGTCCCCCGGGGCGGGGGCGTCGCGTCGGCCGCCGATCTGGCGCTCTTCTACCAGTCCCTGCTCCACAATCCCGACGGACTCTGGGACCAGGCCGCCCTGGCGGACGCCACCGGCAACGTGCGCGTGAACCTGCCCGATCCGGTCTTCGCCACGCCGGCCGGCCGGAGCCTCGGCCTGGTCGTGGCCGGTGGGGACGGAAAAGCCGCCGAGCGAGGCTTCGGCCGCACGGCGGGCCCCCGCAGCTTCGGCCACGGGGGGGCGGCCGGCCAGGTCGCCTGGGCGGATCCGGACTCGGGCATCTCGTTCGCCTACCTGACCAACGGCGTCGACGCTCACACCATCCGCGTGGCCCGGCGTGGGGTTGCCCTGTCCAGCCTCGCCTGGGTCTGCGCGGCCGACTGAGCGGCCTCGACCTACGATTGCGGCGGGCGAGGAAGAGGGGGCTGTCATGCAGGTAGAGGACATGATCCTGGTCAGCGTCGACGACCACCTGGTCGAGCCTCCATCGATGAGCGATTACTTCGCCGATCACTTCCCGGCCCGCTACCGCGACCGGGTGCCCCGAGTCATCACGCGGGATGACGGCACCGACGCCTGGCTCATCGAGGGGATCCAGGTTGACAGCTTCGGACTCAACGCCGTGGCGGGCCGGGTGCGCGAGGAGTGGGGTATGGAGCCCGGCAACTTCAGCGAGGTCCGCCCGGGCACGTGGGACGTGCACGAGCGGGTCCGCGACATGAACGTCAACGGCGTCCTGGGCTCGATGTGCTTCTCGTCCTGGCCCGGGCTCGGCGGGCAGTACTTCCTCCAGAGCGGTGACACCGAGTTGGCCGAGTGCATGATCCGCGCCTACAACGACTGGCACATCGGGGAGTGGTGCGGCGCGGCGCCCGGCCGCTTCATTCCCCTGGCCCTGTCGGGGTTCATGCTCGGACCCGAGTTCATGGCGGCGGAGATCCACCGTGTGGCGGAGAAGGGCTGTCACGCCATCTCGTTCCACTCGGACACGCACCGCTTCAACGACCTGCCCGACCACCACGGGGAAGAGTGGTACCCGGCCTGGCAGGCCGCGGCCGATACGGACAGCGTGCTGGTGTTCCACTTCGGCAGCTCGCCCACCTTCATGCCCCGGTCGCCATTCGACGTCCTCATCCACACCATGCCGTTCAACACCGGTGTGTTCGCCTCGGAGCTGCTCTGGTCCAAGGCGTTCCGGGCCTTTCCGACCGTGAAGGTGGCCCTGGCCGAGGGCGGGATCGGGTGGATGCCCTACTGGCTGGAGCGGGCCGACTACACGTACCAGCGCCACCATCTGTGGACCGGCCAGGACTTCGGGGACACGCTGCCGAGTCAGCTCTGGAAGGGACGGGTGCTCGGCTGCTTCATCGACGACTACACCGGTCTGCGCAACCGGGATCTGATCGGACTCGGGAACATCGCCTGGGAGTGTGACTACCCGCACTCCGACTGCACCTGGCCCACGGCTCCGGAGGACATCATGAAGAGCCTCCAGGGTGCCCAATGCACCGACGAGGAGATCCACGCCATCACCTGGCAGAACGCCTGCCGCTTCTACAGCTTCGATCCCTTCCAGCACCGGACTCGGGACCAGTGCACGGTAGGGGCGCTCCGGGCCACCGCCTCGGACGTGGACACCACGCCCAGGGCCTACGGGAAGAGGAGCAAGGGGGCGCCGGTCGGCGGGCTCGGGCGCTGACGCCGGCAGCCGAGAGGGCGGCGTGCTCACCTGGCCAGGACGTACACCCGCTCTCCCATCTTCCCGAGCAGGCGATACACGTGTGCCACAGGCAGTCCCCGAGCATGATCTCGTAAGCCTGCGCCCCGAAGCGGTCTCGGGTCACGCCAATCGCTGCCCGGATCGACCGGTCCCATTTGGGCCGGTGCTGGCGATTGCCTCATTGCTCCGGCGGAAGCGGACGGGGCAACGTGGTAGCCACCCGGTCCCCAGTGGGGGTGGTGCGCTTGCG
This window contains:
- a CDS encoding iron-containing redox enzyme family protein — protein: MPESLVTHPALPSPRGPVTDGLLEALVGAPGSALPPFSGRCADPLADEDLHLALYTCYELGYRGFAGVDAGWEWDPGLLSLRRSLERPFETALRQLTGPTGGVDAQRELRRLAGEEEGPSLSAFVESDGTAGNFRELCIHRSAWQLKEADPHSWAIPRLAGPAKVTLTSLQYDEYGAGDPVDMHSALFAETMRQLDLDPRYGAYLDLLPAVTLAAVNVVSMFGLHRRLLGALVGHLALFEMTSVGPMSSYSRALARLGYGPEARRYFDVHVAVDARHGEIAVEELIGRMLQDEPELAGEMVFGARALTLLESRFTGLVLGSWCAGRSSLRAIEG
- a CDS encoding serine hydrolase domain-containing protein, encoding MGFRTRLWEPPSGRRRRHDWPDSPAGGPNTGRLPLLVPPDLGPLGRRPHDRRGGRPGLPPVHRLADHGAARTGPVPARGDQGCQGDITELTKTGEPPSPDELEAVLGIQEIPATEVTDDALVGFNDPDTRAVGVPRGGGVASAADLALFYQSLLHNPDGLWDQAALADATGNVRVNLPDPVFATPAGRSLGLVVAGGDGKAAERGFGRTAGPRSFGHGGAAGQVAWADPDSGISFAYLTNGVDAHTIRVARRGVALSSLAWVCAAD
- a CDS encoding amidohydrolase family protein, yielding MQVEDMILVSVDDHLVEPPSMSDYFADHFPARYRDRVPRVITRDDGTDAWLIEGIQVDSFGLNAVAGRVREEWGMEPGNFSEVRPGTWDVHERVRDMNVNGVLGSMCFSSWPGLGGQYFLQSGDTELAECMIRAYNDWHIGEWCGAAPGRFIPLALSGFMLGPEFMAAEIHRVAEKGCHAISFHSDTHRFNDLPDHHGEEWYPAWQAAADTDSVLVFHFGSSPTFMPRSPFDVLIHTMPFNTGVFASELLWSKAFRAFPTVKVALAEGGIGWMPYWLERADYTYQRHHLWTGQDFGDTLPSQLWKGRVLGCFIDDYTGLRNRDLIGLGNIAWECDYPHSDCTWPTAPEDIMKSLQGAQCTDEEIHAITWQNACRFYSFDPFQHRTRDQCTVGALRATASDVDTTPRAYGKRSKGAPVGGLGR